From the Leifsonia sp. AG29 genome, one window contains:
- a CDS encoding aldehyde dehydrogenase family protein — MSRLAVPKTYKLYIGGKFPRSESGRTYEVLSARGAFLANASKASRKDARDAVVAARGALSGWAGATAYNRGQVLYRIAELMEGRRAQFIDELQQGQGLSATAAGAQVDEAIDRWVWYAGWADKFAQVAGNANPVAGPYFNISVPEPTGVVAIVAPQDSGLLGFVSSVAPALVAGNTVVVVASERFPLSAISLGEVLATSDVPGGVVNILTGSPAEIAPWLASHADVNALDLVGAGDLDWVELQIAAADTLKRVLPPENGPDAAAPSLDRIAFFTETKTVWHTKSLI; from the coding sequence ATGAGCCGCCTGGCCGTGCCGAAGACCTACAAGCTCTACATCGGCGGGAAGTTCCCGCGCAGCGAGTCGGGGCGCACCTACGAGGTGCTCTCCGCGCGGGGCGCCTTCCTCGCGAACGCCTCGAAGGCCTCGCGAAAGGACGCCCGCGACGCCGTCGTGGCCGCTCGCGGAGCCCTCTCCGGCTGGGCGGGTGCGACGGCGTACAACCGCGGGCAGGTGCTGTACCGCATCGCCGAGCTGATGGAGGGGCGTCGCGCCCAGTTCATCGACGAGCTCCAGCAGGGGCAGGGCCTCTCCGCCACGGCCGCCGGTGCCCAGGTCGACGAGGCGATCGACCGCTGGGTCTGGTACGCGGGCTGGGCCGACAAGTTCGCCCAGGTCGCGGGGAACGCCAACCCGGTGGCCGGACCCTACTTCAACATCTCCGTGCCCGAGCCGACCGGCGTGGTCGCGATCGTGGCGCCGCAGGACTCCGGTCTGCTGGGCTTCGTGAGCTCGGTCGCCCCCGCGCTCGTCGCCGGGAACACCGTGGTCGTGGTCGCGAGCGAACGGTTCCCGCTGTCGGCGATCAGCCTCGGCGAGGTGCTCGCGACGAGCGACGTGCCCGGCGGCGTGGTCAACATCCTCACCGGGTCGCCGGCCGAGATCGCGCCGTGGCTCGCCTCGCACGCCGATGTGAACGCCCTGGACCTGGTCGGGGCCGGAGACCTCGACTGGGTGGAGCTGCAGATCGCCGCGGCCGACACGCTGAAGCGGGTCCTGCCCCCGGAGAACGGCCCCGACGCGGCAGCGCCCTCTCTCGACCGCATCGCGTTCTTCACCGAGACGAAGACGGTCTGGCACACCAAGTCGCTCATCTGA
- a CDS encoding ROK family protein — protein sequence MSTPLALAVDFGGTKVEAALVDADGRLIAGSRHRRPTGRTATVADLESSVSGVVRDAVAALPPDAVIVGVGIGCAGPIDRKRGLVSPLNVPDWRDYPLRDYIGSVARDHGLDVPVTLEMDGVAITMAEHWVGAAQGVDNVMGMVISTGIGGGLIVDGRVITGPTGNAGHIGHVEVGDITGEGTFGNPSALEAIASGPHTVAWARRQGFTGTTGEDLAAAYAAGDLVARQAIARTGEAVGRAIASATALLDLELVAIGGGFSHSTPDLFDHIRAVIEHHYFPFVKKVRITPSALSSEGPLIGAGALIHRSHLLP from the coding sequence GTGTCCACACCCCTCGCGCTCGCCGTCGACTTCGGCGGCACCAAGGTCGAAGCCGCTCTCGTCGATGCCGACGGCCGCCTGATCGCCGGCTCGCGCCACCGGCGCCCCACCGGGCGCACCGCGACGGTCGCCGACCTGGAGTCCTCGGTCAGCGGGGTCGTCCGCGACGCGGTCGCCGCGCTCCCGCCCGACGCCGTGATCGTCGGGGTCGGCATCGGCTGCGCGGGCCCGATCGATCGCAAGCGCGGCCTCGTCTCTCCGCTCAACGTGCCCGACTGGCGCGACTACCCGCTCCGCGACTACATCGGATCGGTGGCCCGCGACCACGGCCTGGACGTCCCCGTCACGCTCGAGATGGACGGCGTGGCCATCACCATGGCTGAGCACTGGGTGGGCGCCGCCCAGGGCGTCGACAACGTCATGGGCATGGTGATCTCGACCGGCATCGGCGGCGGCCTGATCGTCGACGGACGGGTGATCACCGGACCCACCGGCAACGCCGGCCACATCGGCCACGTCGAGGTGGGCGACATCACCGGCGAGGGCACGTTCGGCAACCCGTCCGCGCTGGAGGCGATCGCCTCCGGTCCGCACACGGTCGCCTGGGCCCGCCGCCAGGGCTTCACGGGAACGACGGGCGAGGACCTGGCCGCAGCGTACGCGGCGGGAGATCTCGTCGCGCGGCAGGCCATCGCCCGCACCGGCGAGGCCGTCGGCCGGGCGATCGCGTCCGCGACCGCCCTGCTCGACCTCGAGCTCGTCGCCATCGGCGGGGGTTTCTCGCACTCGACGCCCGACCTCTTCGACCACATCCGCGCGGTCATCGAGCACCACTACTTCCCGTTCGTCAAGAAGGTGCGGATCACCCCGTCCGCCCTCTCCTCGGAGGGGCCGCTGATCGGCGCCGGCGCGCTCATCCATCGGTCGCACCTCCTGCCCTGA
- the deoC gene encoding deoxyribose-phosphate aldolase: MTIETTPPVRTLAPAARAVEVIGGDLTEASLRRYLGGIPGVDAVGLEQRAAGLGTRSIKTTSKAWALDKAIELIDLTTLEGSDTPGKVRSLVGKALTPDPSDPTTPRPAAVCVYGDMVPYAVEALGAAHQGAQPGREGGIAVAAVATAFPSGRASLAVKLADTADAVAAGADEIDMVIDRGAFLSGRFGLVFDEIVAVKEACRRDDGSYAHLKVILETGELNTYDNVRRASWLSILAGADFIKTSTGKVSPAATLPTTLLMLEVVRDWNRLTGEEIGVKPAGGIRSSKDAIKYLVTVAETVGEHWLQPHLFRFGASSLLNDVLLQRQKLRTGHYSGADYVTID, translated from the coding sequence GTGACCATCGAGACCACACCGCCCGTGCGGACGCTCGCGCCCGCCGCGCGCGCCGTCGAGGTGATCGGCGGCGACCTGACCGAGGCCTCGCTCCGGCGCTACCTCGGCGGCATCCCCGGCGTCGACGCCGTCGGGCTCGAGCAGCGGGCCGCCGGGCTCGGCACCCGCTCGATCAAGACCACCAGCAAGGCCTGGGCGCTCGACAAGGCGATCGAGCTCATCGACCTGACCACGCTCGAGGGGTCGGACACCCCGGGCAAGGTGCGCTCGCTCGTCGGCAAGGCCCTCACCCCCGACCCGAGCGACCCGACCACGCCCCGCCCGGCGGCCGTCTGCGTGTACGGCGACATGGTGCCGTACGCGGTGGAGGCGCTGGGCGCCGCGCACCAGGGTGCACAGCCCGGGCGGGAGGGCGGCATCGCGGTCGCGGCAGTGGCCACCGCCTTCCCGAGCGGCCGCGCCTCCCTCGCCGTGAAGCTCGCCGATACGGCCGACGCCGTGGCTGCGGGTGCGGACGAGATCGACATGGTCATCGACCGCGGGGCCTTCCTGTCGGGGCGCTTCGGGCTGGTCTTCGACGAGATCGTCGCCGTCAAGGAGGCGTGCCGCCGCGACGACGGCAGTTACGCGCACCTCAAGGTGATCCTCGAGACCGGCGAGCTCAACACGTACGACAATGTGCGCCGCGCCTCCTGGCTCAGCATCCTGGCGGGTGCGGACTTCATCAAGACCTCCACCGGCAAGGTGTCGCCCGCGGCCACGCTGCCGACGACCCTCCTCATGCTCGAGGTGGTGCGCGACTGGAACCGGCTGACCGGCGAGGAGATCGGTGTGAAGCCCGCGGGCGGCATCCGCTCCTCGAAGGACGCCATCAAGTACCTGGTGACCGTGGCCGAGACGGTCGGGGAGCACTGGCTGCAGCCGCACCTGTTCCGCTTCGGCGCCTCCAGCCTCCTGAACGACGTGCTGCTCCAGCGGCAGAAGCTGCGCACCGGTCACTACTCCGGCGCCGACTACGTCACGATCGACTGA
- a CDS encoding sugar-binding transcriptional regulator, whose protein sequence is MALNDSDEILAVKAAELYYEAGKTQDEIGVALNVSRWKVGRLLVAAREHGFVRIEIVHPSARRFSLERELCGFYGLTDAVVVPGAESEADVQARVAQAAADYLTTLRPVPRTLGVSWGRTLHAVAARLRAGWAVGVNPVQINGSVSSTRQATAAADTAVVIARKAQGTATLLPSPAIFEHAATRRAIEADRSVQSVLELARNASAYLFSAGVVDVSSVHVDSGYLSADDVRALAAKGAVGDVVGRFITDAGEVADPELDARTLGLSLDELRRARTSIAVIAGEAKHGVAHAVVASGLCTILITDEGTANALLGRSGPASPQTTDRYVKEGQA, encoded by the coding sequence GTGGCCCTGAACGATTCGGACGAGATCCTCGCCGTCAAAGCCGCAGAGCTCTACTACGAGGCCGGCAAGACCCAGGACGAGATCGGCGTCGCGCTCAACGTCTCCCGCTGGAAGGTCGGCCGGCTCCTCGTCGCCGCCCGCGAGCACGGATTCGTGCGCATCGAGATCGTCCACCCGAGCGCGCGCCGCTTCTCGCTGGAGCGGGAGCTCTGCGGGTTCTACGGACTCACGGACGCCGTCGTGGTGCCGGGCGCCGAGAGCGAGGCCGACGTCCAGGCGCGCGTGGCGCAGGCGGCGGCCGACTACCTCACCACACTCCGACCCGTCCCGCGCACGCTCGGCGTCAGCTGGGGGCGCACGCTCCACGCGGTGGCAGCGCGGCTGCGCGCCGGCTGGGCGGTCGGCGTCAACCCGGTCCAGATCAACGGGAGCGTCTCGTCGACCCGCCAGGCCACCGCCGCGGCCGACACCGCCGTGGTGATCGCCCGCAAGGCGCAGGGCACGGCCACGCTCCTCCCGAGCCCCGCCATCTTCGAGCACGCGGCGACGCGGCGGGCCATCGAGGCCGACCGGTCCGTCCAGTCGGTGCTCGAGCTCGCCCGCAATGCGAGCGCCTACCTGTTCAGCGCGGGCGTCGTCGACGTCAGCTCCGTCCACGTCGACTCCGGGTATCTCTCGGCCGACGACGTCCGCGCGCTCGCCGCCAAGGGGGCGGTCGGCGACGTGGTCGGCCGCTTCATCACCGACGCGGGCGAGGTCGCCGACCCGGAGCTCGACGCCCGCACCCTGGGCCTGAGCCTCGACGAGCTCCGCCGCGCCCGCACCTCCATCGCCGTGATCGCGGGGGAGGCGAAGCACGGGGTCGCGCACGCCGTGGTCGCGAGCGGGCTGTGCACCATCCTCATCACCGACGAGGGCACCGCGAACGCGCTGCTCGGGCGCTCCGGCCCGGCCTCGCCGCAGACCACCGACCGCTATGTGAAAGAAGGACAGGCGTGA
- a CDS encoding aldehyde dehydrogenase family protein, protein MSFLEYAPAPESRAILNLRDEYGLFIDGEFVAGHGTPFQTVSPASEERIATIATADSADIGTAVAAARRAYDRVWSRMSGTDRGKYLFRIARLVQERARELAVAESLDNGKPIKESRDVDVPLVAAWFFYYAGWADKLEHAGLGPAPRALGVAAQVIPWNFPLLMLAWKIAPALAAGNTVVLKPAETTPLTALLFAEIVQQADLPPGVVNIVTGAGETGRDLVAHPGVDKVAFTGSTAVGREIARSVAGTSKKLTLELGGKAANIVFDDAPIDQAVEGIVNGIFFNQGHVCCAGSRLLVQESIHDEVVDRLKRRLSTLRLGDPLDKNTDIGAINSAEQLQRIRELSDIGEAEGAERWTADCAIPENGFWFAPTIFTNVSTSHRIAREEIFGPVLSVLTFRTPAEAIAKANNTPYGLSAGIWSDKGSRILAVADKLRAGVVWANTFNRFDPASPFGGYKESGYGREGGRHGLAAYLVPGRSTAAASPAAASSAPARTSTRKGVKK, encoded by the coding sequence ATGAGCTTCCTCGAGTATGCCCCGGCTCCCGAGTCGCGGGCGATCCTGAACCTCCGCGACGAGTACGGCCTGTTCATCGACGGCGAGTTCGTCGCCGGGCACGGCACGCCCTTCCAGACGGTCTCGCCCGCGAGCGAGGAGCGGATCGCAACCATCGCGACGGCCGATTCCGCGGACATCGGCACCGCCGTCGCCGCCGCACGCCGCGCATACGACCGCGTGTGGTCGCGGATGAGCGGCACCGACCGCGGCAAGTACCTCTTCCGCATCGCCCGGCTCGTGCAGGAGCGGGCTCGCGAGCTGGCCGTCGCCGAGAGCCTCGACAACGGCAAGCCGATCAAGGAGAGCAGGGACGTCGACGTTCCGCTCGTGGCCGCCTGGTTCTTCTACTACGCCGGGTGGGCCGACAAGCTGGAGCACGCCGGTCTCGGGCCGGCCCCCCGGGCGCTCGGCGTCGCGGCGCAGGTGATCCCCTGGAACTTCCCGCTGCTCATGCTCGCCTGGAAGATCGCCCCGGCGCTCGCGGCGGGCAACACCGTCGTGCTCAAGCCGGCCGAGACCACGCCGCTGACCGCGCTGCTGTTCGCCGAGATCGTGCAGCAGGCCGACCTGCCGCCCGGAGTGGTCAACATCGTCACGGGTGCCGGCGAGACCGGGCGCGACCTGGTCGCCCACCCGGGCGTCGACAAGGTCGCCTTCACCGGGTCGACGGCGGTCGGCCGCGAGATCGCCCGCTCGGTCGCGGGAACCTCGAAGAAGCTCACGCTCGAGCTCGGCGGCAAGGCCGCGAACATCGTGTTCGACGACGCGCCGATCGACCAGGCGGTCGAGGGCATCGTGAACGGGATCTTCTTCAACCAGGGCCACGTCTGCTGCGCGGGAAGCCGCCTGCTCGTCCAGGAGTCGATCCACGACGAGGTCGTCGATCGGCTGAAGCGCCGCCTGTCGACGCTCCGGCTCGGCGACCCGCTCGACAAGAACACCGACATCGGCGCGATCAACAGCGCCGAGCAACTGCAGCGCATCCGCGAGCTCTCCGACATCGGCGAGGCGGAGGGCGCCGAGCGCTGGACGGCCGACTGCGCCATCCCGGAGAACGGCTTCTGGTTCGCGCCGACCATCTTCACGAACGTGTCGACGAGCCACCGCATCGCCCGCGAGGAGATCTTCGGACCGGTGCTCTCCGTGCTGACGTTCCGAACCCCGGCCGAGGCGATCGCGAAGGCGAACAACACCCCGTACGGGCTCTCGGCCGGCATCTGGTCGGACAAGGGCAGCCGGATCCTCGCTGTTGCGGACAAGCTCAGAGCCGGAGTGGTGTGGGCCAACACCTTCAACCGCTTCGACCCGGCGAGCCCGTTCGGCGGGTACAAGGAGTCCGGCTACGGCCGCGAGGGCGGCCGCCACGGGCTGGCTGCCTACCTGGTGCCCGGTCGCTCCACCGCCGCGGCGTCGCCCGCCGCGGCTTCCTCCGCCCCCGCCCGCACCTCCACCCGCAAGGGAGTGAAGAAATGA
- a CDS encoding MFS transporter, which translates to MAQAARAQVSRETGSGARPLWAGRALALLGILLVAANLRTAVAALSPIFAEIRLEFDVSSIGVGLLGMLPPVCFAVFGLLTPLLTRRLSLEAVIVGALGVILAGHLIRASAGSFAVLAVGSAITFAGMGVGNVLLPPLVKRYFPDRIGLMTSLYATIMSVSTLLPPLVAVPVADATSWHVSVGMWSVVSLLAIVPWLPLLGRRRPVGADAERAEGAPATMTRLIWRSPLAWALMVAFAVSSLNAYAMFAWLPQLLADVAGTPPAEAGALLSVYAGMGIPAGLLVPLLAARMRNVALLVYAGVACFVIGYAGLILVPSTATIVWVVFAGLGPLLFPLCLVLINQRTRTHAGSVALSGFTQGLGYVLGACGPLAVGVIHQSTGSWTVALLVLTTTALAAAVAGAVIARPRFLEDDLGH; encoded by the coding sequence ATGGCGCAGGCAGCGAGAGCGCAGGTCTCCCGCGAGACGGGTTCCGGCGCCCGGCCGCTCTGGGCGGGCCGGGCGCTCGCTCTCCTCGGGATCCTCCTCGTCGCCGCCAACCTGCGCACCGCGGTCGCCGCGCTCTCGCCGATCTTCGCCGAGATCCGGCTCGAGTTCGACGTCTCGAGCATCGGCGTCGGCCTCCTCGGCATGCTGCCGCCGGTGTGCTTCGCCGTGTTCGGGCTGCTGACGCCGCTCCTCACCCGGAGGCTCAGCCTCGAGGCCGTCATCGTCGGCGCGCTCGGCGTCATCCTCGCCGGTCACCTGATCCGCGCATCCGCCGGTTCGTTCGCGGTCCTCGCCGTGGGGTCGGCGATCACGTTCGCCGGCATGGGCGTGGGCAACGTCCTGCTCCCGCCGCTGGTGAAGCGCTACTTCCCGGACCGGATCGGTCTGATGACCTCCCTGTACGCCACGATCATGTCGGTCAGCACGCTGCTCCCGCCGCTCGTCGCGGTCCCCGTCGCCGACGCGACGAGCTGGCATGTCTCGGTGGGCATGTGGTCGGTGGTGAGCCTCCTCGCGATCGTCCCGTGGCTGCCCCTCCTCGGGCGCCGCCGCCCGGTCGGGGCCGATGCGGAGCGAGCGGAGGGGGCACCCGCGACGATGACGCGCCTCATCTGGCGGTCGCCCCTCGCCTGGGCCCTCATGGTCGCCTTCGCGGTCTCCAGCCTGAACGCGTACGCGATGTTCGCGTGGCTGCCGCAGCTTCTCGCCGATGTCGCCGGAACCCCGCCCGCCGAAGCGGGTGCGCTCCTGTCGGTGTATGCCGGCATGGGCATCCCGGCGGGCCTGCTCGTCCCGCTCCTGGCAGCGCGGATGCGCAATGTGGCCCTCCTGGTCTACGCCGGGGTGGCCTGCTTCGTGATCGGGTACGCCGGGCTCATCCTCGTTCCGTCAACGGCGACGATCGTCTGGGTCGTGTTCGCGGGACTGGGCCCGCTGCTCTTCCCGCTCTGCCTGGTGCTGATCAACCAGCGGACCCGCACCCATGCCGGCTCGGTGGCGCTGAGCGGGTTCACGCAGGGGCTCGGCTACGTGCTCGGAGCGTGCGGGCCGCTCGCGGTGGGCGTCATCCACCAGTCGACCGGCTCCTGGACCGTCGCGCTGCTCGTGCTGACCACGACGGCCCTCGCCGCGGCCGTGGCCGGTGCGGTGATCGCCCGACCGCGCTTCCTGGAGGACGACCTCGGTCACTGA